Within Ptiloglossa arizonensis isolate GNS036 chromosome 8, iyPtiAriz1_principal, whole genome shotgun sequence, the genomic segment AATCTTtaagataaatgaaaatattatcctCGCATATTTATCGGGAACTACGTAAGTATCGTCGAGATTTCTAAACGATACTGTAGACCCAGGACTATTAACGAGGGGGGCCAAAAATTCGGGAACCGGGGAAGACTCGAATATACTTCAGTATTTCGTCCACCTATTTAATTTTGCTCGATCGAGATTTTTAAACGACACTGCAGACCCAGGACTATTAACGCGGGGGGCCAAAGACTCGATTATATTTGCTACTTGCGCGTACACTTTCGTTGAAATCGGTTACTTTAAGAGGTTccataataatttctttttgaacGCGATTAACTAACAAAAGGCCCAACGACTCGAATATACTTCTACACTCTATCCTCTTGCAAGTTTCCTCCGAATGCAACCCGAGCAACGAAGCTACCGACACAGTGGAACCGAAGACTCGAATACATTTCAGTGTTTCGTCCACCTATCTAACTTTGCTCGAAATCGGTCCCCCTGTATATTTCTTCGAAACGCACCACCAGAGCTTTAATTCTCTCCGTTGCAGCTTGAGACTGTATTATCATCAAGGGGAGTGTATTACGATTCACGTGCGCGGCGATTACGGCGAAAGGGACGAATTAATGGAAATCGTGGCACGATTGCGCGCCGTGACTCAAGGGGCACCGGCCACGGAGCTCTCGTTGAAGAGGAACAGTTTGGGACAATTGGGTTTCCATGTACAACCGGACGGTGTGGTGACACAGGTCGAGAGCATGGGCCTCTCCTGGCAAGCGGGATTAAGACAGGGCTCCCGGCTGGTGGAAATCTGCAAAGTAGCCGTATCCACCTTGAGCCACGACCAGATGGTCGATCTGTTGAAAACCAGCGCGCAAGTCACGGTCACCGTCATACCACCGAACAACGACGGCAATCCTAGAAGGTGAGCCACGTGCCTACTAATCCTCGATTACCAGCGATTCtcgctttcgagcgacgaaacCATTTTTCGTACGTTTGCCCATTCGTACCTTTCTCATCTTCGTAACTGTATCGCGGATTCGGATTGTTTTCGAcaacgtttcgttttcgtttaattACGTGGAATGGAATCTTTTCGAGCGAGTTTAacccgtttcgtttctcgttgcaGAGGTTGCTCGCTGCAGAACTGTCAGTATTTGTCGAGCAACTACGAGGGGGACTACGAAAACGTAACCAGTCCTGATAACACGCCGACTCAGCAAACAGCCATGTCGCATCAGAGGCGATACGAGCGATCCTTCAGCCCGCCGAGATCCAGCAACAGTTCTGGCTACGGAACCGGATCCAGCTCTAGGTCGTTCAACGATCCGCGCTTTCCCATGGAGGGAACGATgaccagcagcagcagcgggCACAGCAGCGCCGACGATCGCTGGTAAGAGACACGAACAATTTCCTCGTGATCCGTTCCACGGGTTCCACGAGTAACGCTGCCCCACGAACGGGGTAATCACGAAACGTCGCTAGTTGGAATTTTCCTTGCTCAGGTACGAGCTCCTCGAACCCCAGGACCAGGACAATGGACACCGAGCAGATGGCACACCACCGCCACCGTTACCCGCGCGACAAAATTACCAAGTGGTGACGCCCAAGTCCGcgcagaaaaaggaaaaagagtcCCATTACGCGAGCACCAAGCAGTTTTCGGAGAACGCGAAGCACCACGGTCACGATCATTACGCGAAGGACGGGAATTACGTGTCATCGAAAACGATACAAGAGAACGCGAGACACGAGAGCTATCAGAGGCAGTTGGACAACGCTCACCGTGGCCAGGACCACGTAGCCTCTAATTACGTGAAGCTGCAGAAGGAGAAGTACGAGATCAAACAGGAGAATTTGTACGCGTCGCAGAGGGACCTGCACAAGAACGACGGGCACCACGTAACCCATCAGAAACTCACCGCGTCCAATTCGCTGCCGTTGGCGCAGAACGTTGCCTACAGTCTGCCCAAGTCGAGCAGCAACAACAATCTCGGCAGATACAACGACTACGAGCAATCCAAGTACGAGTACGAAACTGGAAAGCCGGACCGGGGTTCCAAGTACGAGCTACAGGACGAGAAGTTAATGGACAGGACCAAGTACGAGCAAGAGACCCGTGGGGTAGGCCACGAGAAGAGAACGATGGGCTACGAGTACCCCGAGGAGCTCTACGAGAGGCGAAACAGCAAGTACGACATGGACATGACCAAGTACGAGATCGAGTGTCAGCACAACGTCAATGAACGGAAACACGTGGACGGTGAACAGAATCGCGAGTCGATCAGGTACGAAATCCCTCACGAGTTCAAGGTCGGTGAGAAGGTTACCTGCTTGAAGACCACCATGACCGAGAGACCGGTTCCTCACAAGATAAACGTCGAGTATCGACAAGCGAAAGATTTCACCGCGAGTCTACCGCCAGAGGTCAGGATCCCCGATGTGAACTGTCCGGAAGCGACCACCCTGCCCAGCGAGGACGAACTCTCCAACGGTTCGGGGAGCGTGTCGCCCAGACTGAGAAGAGCCAACAAGCACCGAGGTGGTAACCTCACGCCCTCGAGCGGCAGCTCGAGGAATCAGAGTCCCAGACCGAAGCCAGGCGTCAGAAACTCGCACAGGAATTCCGCCAATTTGACGTCCAGCACGCTGCAGGAGGACCTGATGAAGTTGATCAATCCCGACTACATCGCGGACGACGGCCAAATAACGAACAACAACGTCACCGTGAACTCGTTGCTCAGCAATCAGAACTCGAACAAGATCAACAACAACCTGCTGGAGATCCAGAACAGGTGCAGGTCCAGGGAGAACCTGTGCGGGAGCAGCGCGAGCACGCTGACGGTGTTGTCCGCGAATAGCCAGGAGAACGGAAACGGAAACGGATCGGAGGTGATACTCACGATGGCCAGGCCAGCCACCGTGATCTCGAACGCGAGCACCGCGTCCAGTCCAGCCCCCAGCGAGAACAAACTGTCCAAGGAAGAGAGGTAATTCcgctagaaacgaacgaacgatcgtcgacaCGTTGACGTTGTTACGTAATCCTCGTGTACGTATTCGGGTGTTTAGATTGTCGCCGCGCGTCACCAAACCCCCCCATTCGATTTCTAAAGCGCCGAGCAACCTGACCTCGATCAAAGACGGGAAGAACCATAACGACACGGACGTAGACTGCTGGCAGAACCATCACCATCACGTCGACACCAGATCCAAACAACATACCCAGGACTGGTCCGACGACAGGTTGATCGATGGGTGCAGCAATATCGCGTAAGTTTAGATTCGATCGAACGGGATAGAAtaccgaaacgaaattattctaaTTCGGGTCGGGATTTAGTCGTCGAAGGGTATCCAATTCAGAATAGGTTGATTACCGTCGtactcgtttgtttcttttacgAATAAATTCTCCGAGACAAGACAATGGGACGTTActcgaaatatattatttctttaCGTTCGACGTTAAATTTGCCCCGTTTTGAAGAAACGTTTTTCTCGTTTCAGGAATTCCGTGTCGGATCTGCAAACCCACCTGTCCTCTCTGGAACTGAGGGTCGCCAGAGAAACACGACGAAGACTGTCGCTGGAAGACGAGGTGCGTCGCTTGCGAGACGAGAATCGTCGCTTGCAAGACGAGAGTCACGCGGCCGCGCAGCAACTTCGACGCTTCACCGAATGGTTCTTTCAAACGATAGACCATCAGTAACGACACCACGGTGTAACCACCGATTCGTCGCTTCGAAAACGAACAccagcgtgaaaaaaaaaaaaaacgtatattttttcttcgatgtATACCGTAGTTTCTTCGATCGTGCCAGAAGTAGTACGATCGCCTCGTAAGAGCAGTATTAGTCCCGCGTTTCCACGAACATCGTCCGACGTAGAGATTAAGAAAGGAATCGACGATAATTCGATAAAGTCGCGGACGAATTCGCACGATTCGAGACCGACGGTGTACACAAAACGTACTGTTTGCGATGTCGAGGGGAACGGGTGTAAGTAGAGGCCCGTAACCCCGACATTTTGTACCATAGATTTTACTCATCGATAGTTGCGTAAGCGTACAGTGTAAGTTACCACCCTTGTGCTCCGTTCAGACGTTGACGAGTATTTTTCAGCGACACACCAGAGATACCTGTAGAGAGAATCGACGAACGCGCAGCCGCTGTCCAATCTGAAGGAACGTTTGTTACGTTAAAACGGGTGAACACGATAACGTCTTGCTTCGAAACGACCAAATATTACTAGTTGTCTAAGAATTACTTTCAAACTCATCTCTGTAATTTATTACGTGTTTTGTATAATCGTTCAGGGTATTGTTAATCGAGCCGGAGGGAGATCACTTTCTTTTCGTACGCGTTCAGAAGATGGAAAAAGGGAAGAACGACATTCCACCGCGCACGAACACACGTTGTTAATCGTTTGCCGCCTCGATCGTCCACCGCGAGGCTTCTGTTTCATTCTACGCGATGATAGAGAGCGTACGTCTTTAGAAATTACGAAGACGTAGTCCGTCGAGAAAAGTCTGTAAGttgagaaataaaatgaaatgaaaaatgcaACCACGAATGGGGAACGTTCATTTTCCGTCGCCGACGAAGGGACTCGAGGACAAGGGATTATTGCGGAGGAATCGGTGGAAGGTAGCAGCGCAAATGATATACGTACCACGGATAGAATAAAATAGTTTATTGTAATCCACAGAAAAAAAACAAGACATTTCCATGACGCCTGAAGACTCACTGTTACGTGTGTCAGTTTTAACAATAGCTGTGATTACACCCTTTCCTGTTCGAGACCAACGGAAACGCGCATTCGTGTATCATGTCAGAACGTCGAGGTGAGCAATACAGAGTATTTCGACCACGTAATTCTACGGAAAATTCATTTACGTTAATTcgcccattttttttttattattttttttttttatttttattttttttcttaaatagcGCGTAACAGATTCTGCATttaatatatctatatatatatctatatatatacatatatatgtatatgtataatgtatatcggaATACCCGTCATAACGGAAAAAACCTGGGACCGCTCTCACACAATACTAACACCGCGAATAGGTGCGACGATCGTCGCGCATCGAAGCGATCGATCGCGCTCCTCGGTGTTCCGGTGGCCAATGAACAGCGCCGCGAATCCTTCGTTCCGTTTTCACGAAGTTCGTACGATCGGGCGTACACCGTCAACGCGGTCATCGTTATCGACGCGCGACCGAGCACGAGCGGAAAGTATCGCTTCGACGATCCACGCGGTGCCTGGACCTGTACCAACCCTCGCCAAACGGTGCCCGAGCGAGAAATTACTACTAAGAACGTCACCgacgaaaacaaaatttcaactTTCGAAAAAGATCACCCACCCCCCTacgacgaataaattttaacggGCAACACCCCGCTTGTACGTTCCCCGCTTAGAAGCAACGGAGCGCCTCCTTCTCGTGGAATtccaaacgtcgaaagaaataaatatttctctcggTTCGGAGGAAtgttttctatttaatttcttttcgatcgaaacaaCGGCGCGGTTCCTCTTCTAGGATCCAATCTTCTCGAAATAAGAACGACGCGAACGAAAAGGTAAAAGAATTGTCAAGAAAATTGTACTTCCGAAGAGAATCGAAATCACGctattgctccaatcgattCAACAGTGATAAAGAAAACATTCCTCTCGACCATTATCTACCGATATCGAAACGCAAGCAACTCAACGATTgttgttaaaatttttatatttatcgtagTATCTTCGAGAAAATCAACGAACCGTTAATCCGATCGCTCGCTGTTGCCCCGTCACGTGCAAGGCTCGGCTTCGACCTTGCGGATTGGAAACTCTACCTACCCCGGTTACATGAAACTGTAGTCGTTCGATTTCGTGTAACCGGAGGGACTTGGTGTAACTAAAAATGAacaggtcgtgtttgggctcgttcttATCggcagaatctcgccgatttatCGACGACACTCCCACGAAGATACcgtacaaaataaatatacaaatattgacGGATCACCCGATCGGTGATAGTACTTTTCTCGCTTCGCTCTCTGCGTGAACGCGTTCACTTTCCCCGTCGATACACGATTCCTTCACCTCGGTATCGACGTACAAGCGAGGTCCACTGTAACGCGAATTACCCTGAATCGGAAGGGACCCAGGCACCGGCGTGTCGAGGTAGCGaacatcgataaaaaatatcgatcgaatcgtcgccACGGTTCGTTGGTAGCGCTTACCGGTGCAAACGTTTGAAATACCACGAGATTCGATTACGCGAGCGCCGAAGAATGCACCGCGGTGAGATAAGAAAAAACGATACCTAACGCTCGTCCTCCGCGCCGCGTATCCGCCGCGCGCGTATCACCGGGATCGCGAGATTCGCCTCGCGACCATTTATCAGTTCGTTCGCTCCTTAAGTACATGAGAAAAGGTATGCATACCGAATGTGGTTAGCGTAACGTGTTCGTATGTATCGACTTAAGTTTACTTCAGTAGCGTAGCGTCCTCTCGTTACGCGTCTGAATGAAATATGCCCTGTGGAAGATAGATCCCGATCAAAGAGATTCTGCGAATCGAAATAGAATTCCTACGCATCGATCGACAGCTACCGGTTTGTTGTCGAGGAAACCGAGCGCGAGCAGGGacgatcgcgaatcgtttcAACCACGCGAAATCGGTAAATTCGCGTAAACGTATCTAACGATCGACCGAGCTCGCGTTGTTCGCGTACACGACCGAGCGCGAGCGAGATCGAGGCGCTTGGTGGAGGGGATAGAAACTTTCACTGGACCGGGTGGGGAGACCGCGTGACGGAAAGTGGAGGGGATACGGAACCGCGCACGCGCGGTTGATAGCTCGCTCTCGCTCGGCCGAGCGGTACCTCGCTAACGAGAAGAAAACACAAGAACCTGCTTCGGGGACGACACTCGCGAAGATTCGTACCACGTGTatatgtgtgtttgtgtgtgtatgtgtgtgttacGGTAAATCATCGAAGATTCGTTCGAACCCTTTACGGTTCTCCCATTCtgttctcgtttcgtcgagcaCGCTCGTGGGTTGGCTCGACGATGATTATCCTCTACGATTCTTTCTCCCGTAAATTCGTAAAGTTTCGCAAAGGTAaataaagattaaaaaaaaaaagaaacatattacGACAAAAGGGCACCCTAGCGTTGAACTGTAAAGAGTCGAAACGAGTTCCACgtttcattctttctttttctttctctctctctctctttctctctctatttctcacTCTTCTTCTAATCGCCGTTCACCTCTACTGTTCTGCGTCTACGTTGATAAAGCTTGGCGTGTTGCACGCGACTAAGCATTCTCTTGTGCGCTATGAGCAATACGCGAGCTGCTTGCGGAAGGAAACACCCTGGCTCTCGTTACACAGTCCCTTGTTTCTCGACGCGGGATCCCGAGGGAACGCTCGAGCATTCCAACAAGACCCGGGGTGCGAAACGAAGCCACGAGAAGAGGAATTTTACGCGCACTGTGGCCGTATCGCGAGGAAAATTGGCTGCTGCGATGTGCAAAGGAAATGCAGAGTCGCGGGGCgacctcgttttctttttttgttttttttttttttttttttattattatggcACGGAAAGCGAATTGTGTCGCTTTACGGAGGTGAATCGAAGTTACATCACGTTGAAAGGAGCAGAGCAATTTTGGCGGAGAAGCTATACTCGAAGAGTCTAACGGAATATGGCTGGGACCATTCGAATAAGTATATGTGTGGTTGTAATTTCTTAGTTCGCTCGTTTCTTACTAATATTTCAGAGCGAATAGAAGACTTGCCAGTCCGTGGGTAATTTTATctcttaaattaataaataagaactattcgattaattagtaatttcatttaataatttatatattttttaatttaatttattagatCAACGTTTCGGCTCTATTCTTAGCGTAAGAATAAGCATAAAGATTCGATAGTATACCAGGGTGAGAATGAAGGGAAACATGTTATATACAATACGTAACATGTGAGAGAAAACCTAATGAAGAATTATAAATTACGAACAACTATAAAACACTCTTTTGTATATTAAAACTTTCCCGAATGTAAATATATTACTATCGATGTGTCGTTAGATACTAAAATATTCCATGATCGAAACGCTATGCGATAACGGTGAATATAGCTAAATGTAGTCCGATTAATGAGTATAAAATCATGATTACCGTGTAATCGAGTCAATATTTAATGATTATAATTACCGAGTAATCAGTCATCGCGATTAATAAATAACACAAATAATCGAAGCGAATGTAATCATCGGACGCGATTAACTCATCGATTAcacttttcatcgatcgaatcgataagtcaatgattgaaaaaaaagaaaaaaacgagagaaaaaaaaaactaaagctatcgaaagcaacgaacgaacaaaaaaaaaaaaaaaatcttccatCGAACGATTACTTTTgattacgatcgaatcgataagTCAATAAGAAGGCTACGAGAAAGTTAAAGTAATCTTACATCGTACCGTCGCAAATTAATGAATCACGACTGtaaatatatttcacgattAATCCCAGCGATGATTGTCGATCATCGCGATTACGTTTGTTCATCGGTCGCAGAAGTAATCGGGGCGgggagaaacgataaattacCAACTCCGCGGACTAGTTGGAACGATACGTCGACGATAACTAAACGCGAccgattgaataaaatttcaaactcgatttacAAGTCCACATatcatactattcgaatactgccACGAATCGCGGACACCTGGCCCCGCCTACGAAACACAACGATCTTCGTTTCGAAGTAAAATCGTGGTCCAGGTACCAAGTGGTTCgatgagtttcgtcgttcgatggaacggtactgttcaatgtagtaccaaccaataaattttatcgaacgacgaaacttatcgagcaacctggtactatactttcgataagttctatcgtatgacgaaacttatcgaacaacctagtactatactttaTACAAGTTATATcgtacgacgaaacttatcgaacaacctagtactatactttcgataagttctatcgtacgacgaaacttattgaataatctagtactatactttCAATAAGTTGTAtcgtacgacaaaacttatcgaacaacttagtactatactctCGATAAGTTGTATcgtacgacgaaacttatcgaacaacccagtactaTACTCTCGATAAGTTCTATcgtacgacgaaacttatcgaacaacctaatacgtcCACGAGTATCCGTACACTCGATCGCGGAACATATCGGCCCGCAATACACGCGTTCTTCGAACAGAGAGAAACTCGACGAGCAATCCCAGCCCTACTCCAGAACTAACCATCGAATTAAACGCGCAACCTTTGCCGCGTGCCGCTGAAACTAACCGTATGGCTTCGAAAAAGGGGTGCCGAGGAGGTCCGTGGAGCGAAATACAGGGAAGAAAGTTCGATCGAACCGATACCTAgacgaaggagaaaaagaagaagtagATATAGAAGATGTAGAAGAAGTAGTAGAAGAACTACTGCTCCAGGTTTCGTTCCTGGAGAGGCGCAAAAGGTTCGAGGCGCGCGGAAAACCGGACAGAGACGGAGGTTTATAATGCAGCGTGTGTGTACAAGTGGTTTCGTTTCAATTACTTTCTCCAAACGGGAATCGGAACTGAATTACGTTACCGGAAACTAAGTCGAACGAGGACGACAAGACGATCGATGGAAACAACATTGTTCACGCGTAGCCAAGCGTCGACTTTACGAACGCTCTTTGCTCGATCGTTCACCgatcggagaatcggtgaacgaTTTTTCCACGAATTCCCACGTGATCGCGTTCAAAGCGAGCAGCGCTATAACCGGGGAGGGTGTACCTCGTTACCGAGGTCCCGTGCGTGGGACGCCACCGTTTCCACGTCGTTCCATTGCTCTCGAGCACGCGATGACCGCTGTCGTGCACACCGAAAACGGATATTGCAAATTCCTTGATCCCTAAAACGcttcgaatattacgaataataattaatatcggAGAGTACACCACCTGCGTCCATAGCTAATACAAAAATACTGTTCTGTTGCACCATTTCTTTTTCCTACTATTCCTATTATTATGCATAATAATCCCTGTAGTCTTTAAAACGCTCCTTTATCATCAGCTGTTaaggaaagaaggaaagaaaatacTGAATACGGCGTGTAAACAATTACGATAGAATTTCATCGttatctctctttttctctctctctctctcttatttttCTCACTTTTGTTTCCGTCTATCGGACAACACGTTTGTtcccttctcttttcttttcttttctttctttttttgtcctgttgttcgttcgaagaaaacaaaaaaatcaaaagaatttgaagaaaaaaaaaaaaaagaaaaacattcgtAGAAATCCCGCGAACACAGAGAACGTACACGGAATCGTGCGGTCGGTTCGAAGGAGATCGTTGCACGGGAAACGTATAGAGAAGTACGAAAATTTGCGTTCCtgtttggaaaatatattttcccgATCGCGGTTCGAATTCAGCTTCTATACTCGTAACGCGCGCACGTTGTCCGCcgtgttttctttctcttttttcttttcttttcttttttttttctttttcgttttcctGTTTCTTCATTTGCGTTTCCGTTCCGCCCTTTGAACGTTTCGATTAAACGCGACGAGACGATTTTCTGCAGAACGAATTGACCGCGGATGCCGTAACGTGCCCACATATCCGAACagaggagagaaaagaaaaaaaaaaaaacaacaaaacgaCGAGCCGATAACGATCGATCATTCGTCGGTACATTCGCGGAAAAATCTCGAATAGAACGTTACCCCCAGTCATGATATGCGAACGACACGGACTGACGgactatttcttctttttttctttttctttttttctttttccttctcttttcttttcctcaCGTATATCCCCTTTATCCCTCCGATTTTCCATATTCATTGTTCATTCGTTTTATACTCTATAgtcgtttaattaattataatcgaGCGCGTGGCGACCGACGGATCCCGTCGTCGCGAACGACCACGGAATCCGCGCGCCGCACCCGTGCCCGCGTCGTTATTTTCTACG encodes:
- the LOC143149907 gene encoding signal-induced proliferation-associated 1-like protein 2 isoform X1, coding for MIASLSIHSGGGGGLNSRVGRGLALHRSNSSLELPHSPDPASRVPEAPLRREYGSHGSIDVVAQSVTVGENLFAMLQDLRPSSSDQRNSVGVDYLRRVPDGQTVDADEVCGPTGGSSPKLRLKLNRLWGAKPPRAMEESCGSPVVSADVEERHRRRAFAHYDCQSLTANLGYAAKLRGILLARRRNTATGASAASSFRASTPDETPEEDAGDGKGNDLLESCPFFRNEIGGEGEREVGLTRCSQGNGVHRPPLSYGIAVLEPAPGETLWKHSCPLQKRPLPIESVDEGAHYYRRYFLGREHQNWFGMDEQLGPVAISIRKDVNQYRIIVRTSELLTLRGSVPEEALGIRPQGNRLPTRELLELVAPEVQLGCLRLGTPAAEEALARLDEQGLSSRYKVGVLYCRSGQRTEEEMYNNQHAGPAFLEFLDAIGQRIRLRGFEGYKAGLDTRTDSTGTHAVAATHRGAEVTFHVSTMLPFTPNNRQQLLRKRHIGNDIVTIVFQEPGALPFSPRRIRSQFQHVFIVVRAINPCSENTQYSVAVSRSKEVPIFGPPVAPGATFTKGKAFADFILAKVINAENAAHRSEKFATMATRTRQEYLKDLATNYSSTTVVDTGQKFSMLSFSSKKKAAVRPRLSCDASQRGAICWQVILEDSNQNTDCYLGISVDTVVLIEEHSRQIVFVTPCASVLGWHAQTNSLRLYYHQGECITIHVRGDYGERDELMEIVARLRAVTQGAPATELSLKRNSLGQLGFHVQPDGVVTQVESMGLSWQAGLRQGSRLVEICKVAVSTLSHDQMVDLLKTSAQVTVTVIPPNNDGNPRRGCSLQNCQYLSSNYEGDYENVTSPDNTPTQQTAMSHQRRYERSFSPPRSSNSSGYGTGSSSRSFNDPRFPMEGTMTSSSSGHSSADDRWYELLEPQDQDNGHRADGTPPPPLPARQNYQVVTPKSAQKKEKESHYASTKQFSENAKHHGHDHYAKDGNYVSSKTIQENARHESYQRQLDNAHRGQDHVASNYVKLQKEKYEIKQENLYASQRDLHKNDGHHVTHQKLTASNSLPLAQNVAYSLPKSSSNNNLGRYNDYEQSKYEYETGKPDRGSKYELQDEKLMDRTKYEQETRGVGHEKRTMGYEYPEELYERRNSKYDMDMTKYEIECQHNVNERKHVDGEQNRESIRYEIPHEFKVGEKVTCLKTTMTERPVPHKINVEYRQAKDFTASLPPEVRIPDVNCPEATTLPSEDELSNGSGSVSPRLRRANKHRGGNLTPSSGSSRNQSPRPKPGVRNSHRNSANLTSSTLQEDLMKLINPDYIADDGQITNNNVTVNSLLSNQNSNKINNNLLEIQNRCRSRENLCGSSASTLTVLSANSQENGNGNGSEVILTMARPATVISNASTASSPAPSENKLSKEERLSPRVTKPPHSISKAPSNLTSIKDGKNHNDTDVDCWQNHHHHVDTRSKQHTQDWSDDRLIDGCSNIANSVSDLQTHLSSLELRVARETRRRLSLEDEVRRLRDENRRLQDESHAAAQQLRRFTEWFFQTIDHQ
- the LOC143149907 gene encoding signal-induced proliferation-associated 1-like protein 2 isoform X2, giving the protein MIASLSIHSGGGGGLNSRVGRGLALHRSNSSLELPHSPDPASRVPEAPLRREYGSHGSIDVVAQSVTVGENLFAMLQDLRPSSSDQRNSVGVDYLRRVPDGQTVDADEVCGPTGGSSPKLRLKLNRLWGAKPPRAMEESCGSPVVSADVEERHRRRAFAHYDCQSLTANLGYAAKLRGILLARRRNTATGASAASSFRASTPDETPEEDAGDGKGNDLLESCPFFRNEIGGEGEREVGLTRCSQGNGVHRPPLSYGIAVLEPAPGETLWKHSCPLQKRPLPIESVDEGAHYYRRYFLGREHQNWFGMDEQLGPVAISIRKDVNQYRIIVRTSELLTLRGSVPEEALGIRPQGNRLPTRELLELVAPEVQLGCLRLGTPAAEEALARLDEQGLSSRYKVGVLYCRSGQRTEEEMYNNQHAGPAFLEFLDAIGQRIRLRGFEGYKAGLDTRTDSTGTHAVAATHRGAEVTFHVSTMLPFTPNNRQQLLRKRHIGNDIVTIVFQEPGALPFSPRRIRSQFQHVFIVVRAINPCSENTQYSVAVSRSKEVPIFGPPVAPGATFTKGKAFADFILAKVINAENAAHRSEKFATMATRTRQEYLKDLATNYSSTTVVDTGQKFSMLSFSSKKKAAVRPRLSCDASQRGAICWQVILEDSNQNTDCYLGISVDTVVLIEEHSRQIVFVTPCASVLGWHAQTNSLRLYYHQGECITIHVRGDYGERDELMEIVARLRAVTQGAPATELSLKRNSLGQLGFHVQPDGVVTQVESMGLSWQAGLRQGSRLVEICKVAVSTLSHDQMVDLLKTSAQVTVTVIPPNNDGNPRRGCSLQNCQYLSSNYEGDYENVTSPDNTPTQQTAMSHQRRYERSFSPPRSSNSSGYGTGSSSRSFNDPRFPMEGTMTSSSSGHSSADDRWYELLEPQDQDNGHRADGTPPPPLPARQNYQVVTPKSAQKKEKESHYASTKQFSENAKHHGHDHYAKDGNYVSSKTIQENARHESYQRQLDNAHRGQDHVASNYVKLQKEKYEIKQENLYASQRDLHKNDGHHVTHQKLTASNSLPLAQNVAYSLPKSSSNNNLGRYNDYEQSKYEYETGKPDRGSKYELQDEKLMDRTKYEQETRGVGHEKRTMGYEYPEELYERRNSKYDMDMTKYEIECQHNVNERKHVDGEQNRESIRYEIPHEFKVGEKVTCLKTTMTERPVPHKINVEYRQAKDFTASLPPEVRIPDVNCPEATTLPSEDELSNGSGSVSPRLRRANKHRGGNLTPSSGSSRNQSPRPKPGVRNSHRNSANLTSSTLQEDLMKLINPDYIADDGQITNNNVTVNSLLSNQNSNKINNNLLEIQNRCRSRENLCGSSASTLTVLSANSQENGNGNGSEVILTMARPATVISNASTASSPAPSENKLSKEERNSVSDLQTHLSSLELRVARETRRRLSLEDEVRRLRDENRRLQDESHAAAQQLRRFTEWFFQTIDHQ